The DNA window gtggctgggggggggggggggctgctgtcaaaTAACCGGGGTCGTCCTTGAGACTTAGTTCGCCCGCACTGAACACCCGTTTACTGCTACAGAGGCATTCTCTTTTAACTAAGcctgttttctgtttctgttttccaGCCCAAGAAGGGAGGGGGCATCTCCTTCAATTCGACGGTGATGCTAACCCAGTGCTCTGAGAAATTGGTACAACTAATTCTCCACGAATACAGTATCCTTTTCGGCCTGCCTTCTGCAGGTTCTCCTTTGAGCTGGCTGTTTCGCCCGCAAACAGCTGTCACTTCTGGGCAGCAAGCagcagcatggtacagtggttagagcatcagaccaGCTCCAGGGAAGGCATGAACGGTGTGGGTGTGTCCGTATGAGATAGGGAAAGCAAAGCCACCCCAAAATTGTTGAAAATGTACCAAGGAAAATGCCCAATCTTAAAAATGTCAATGCGCCATTCAGCGCCTCGTAGTCCATCTGAGGCAGGGGTTCCGAATGGACGTGAAAGCGTAGAACCTTAACTCCACCCTCTTCGAGAAATCTTCAATGCCGAGGTCCTGTTCAGAGAAGATTGCTCGCCCGATGAGTTCATTGACGTGATTGTTGGCAACCGGGTCTATATGCCCTGTCTTTATGTGAGTATTCgctacccctcccaatttagtaccatctgcaaatttgattgacAGGCCCTCGGTTTCATTATCCacgtcattgataaaaatattgaaaacatgTAATTGACATGTTTAATGACATGTCAATTGCAATTGACATGTCCAGTAATTGACATGCTGCGGCGAAGAATCACCGCagcaggggggaaagtgcccgcccttgAGGAGGTTGGATTCTCAACTTCAAAAGGGGAGAAAATCCTCTGTTGCACGCTGTGCGAATATTCCTCCCCTCGGTTGCAGGTTTACAACAAAATTGACCAGATCTCAATGGAGGAAGTGGATCGCCTGGCTCGGAAACCCCACAGCGTCGTCATTAGGTAAACAGAGCTTCCAGACACTGCGTCCTTTGCTGGCGTGTGGTTTGGCGGAGGTGGTCTTTGCATCATGTGCTGCAGAGTGCTTCtttgggctggcatcttcagaacggTCGCatctggtgtggtggttaagagcaggtgcactctaatctggagaaccgggtttgattccccgctcagccacttgagcagtggaggcttatctggggaaccagattagcttgtgcactccaacacatgtcagctgggtgaccttgggctactcacggttctttagagctctctcagccccacctacctcacagcagtaggaggttaagagcttgtgtatctaatctggaggaaccgggtttgattccccgctctgctgcctgagctgtggaggcttatctggggaattcagattagcctgtacactcccacacacaccagctgggtgaccttgggcttgtcacagcttctcgtagctcacagggtgtttgttgtggtggggcaggaagggaaaggagattgtaggtccctttgagtctccttacaggagagaaaggggggatataactccaaactcttcttcctcttcttctcacttTCAGTTGTGGCATGAAACTGAACTTGGACTACCTGCTGGAGATGCTTTGGGAATACCTGGCTCTCACCTGCATCTACACTAAGAAGCGAGGCCGTAAGGAGcaagtttgggaaggggatgcTGATTAAAAAGCAAGACTGAAATTAATTCCAGAGAGGAATAGCGGGGTCGGGCTACAGTGGAGCAGTTAGATTCAGATCCAGGAGAACCTTAAGAGAttcttggggggaaaacccacaaccccgactgaaaagagaaagatcagaacaaaacacttgcaaaaaaagagaacaatCTATCTGATCAAAATCCGCACGATTGACCCAAAGAGAAAAACGTGAAATGTTTAGGGAACTTTAAACGGACATGTATTAAATGTTGAAGCAAATATAACGACGATCCCCAACAACATAGGTGTGTGAACTGATGCAGTTTAATGATATTCGCTGCAGATTTTGATCAGAtagatttgttctttttttgctagAAAAACCCAGAACCCCAAAAATCTAGCTtctctctaaggcagtggttctcaaccttcctaatgccgcaaccctttaatacagttcctcatgttgtggtgacccccaaccctaacatttatccatgttacagatggagaacactgatgcagagagtcttaggcgacccctgtgaaagggccgttcgacccccaaaggggtcccgacccataggttgagaaccactgctcttaagTGATTCCCCCCCTACACACCGCAAATGTCTATCACTGGCCCTGTTGACGTGAATAACTTCCCCCTGTCAACTTCCAGAGAGACCAGACTTCTGTGATGCCATAATTCTGCGGAAAGGTGCCTCCGTTGAGCACGTTGTAAGTACTGAGCGTCAGAATTGCAAGGGTGCCCCCTTCCCGATCATGTCAGCTGGATGGCAGCATCCACTTCTCCCAGGCCCAAGTCATCCCTGACGGGCGTTCCTCCGCCTTAAACCCATTTGGAGGGTGGTTCTGCCTTTCCGGAGGATGCTGGCCTCGTTAAATGGGCCTTggggtaggacagtggtggcgaacctttggcactccagatgttatggactacaattcccatcagtccctgccagcatggccaagtggcagagctgatgggaattgtagtccataacatctggagtgccaaaggtttgccaccacgggggtAGGAAAATGTTCTATCTCCACGGAGACAAAGGGTTCAGCGTACAAATGCTGGTTTGCTTTTAAGTGGTGAGAGGAAAGGGCAGACGAGGGATGCATGTAAGAACTCTCAGCTGTGTCTTTTCTGAGACACTCCAGCCTCCCTGAAGCAGAGGGAAACAAGCCGCAAGCTTTCAGGGACTCGAGCGCTCTCCTTTCCGAGGCTGAAAGATGAATTTATTACCCCCCAGGGCACTATGTTTGCATATGTCTCAAAAAATCAGGCAGCTGATGAATTCTCTCGCTGCAGAGTTCAGGGTCGGGGCTTGTGTAGTCTGTCACGCTTCGGAATGCCAGCCTGCTGGAAGCAAACTTGACTCAGGGGAGCTGTGAACAGCTGTGTTTCTTTTTTGCAGTGCCATCGGATTCACCGGACTTTAGCCAGTCAGTTCAAATACGCTTTGGTTTGGGTAAGTGGAGGGTTGCTGTTTGTTGTGTTCTAAGCCCTTTGCAACACGGGAAGGAAAAGGGGCAGGCTGGGAAAAGATCtctacagtggcgtagtggttaagagcaggtgcactctaatctggaggaaccgggtttgattccccgctctgctgcctgagctgtggaggcttatctgggaaattcagattagcctgtgcactccaacacataccagctgggtgaccttgggctagtcaaagctctacagagctctcagccccacctacctcacagggtggttgttgtgaggggggaagggaaaagagtttgtcagcccctttgggtctcctacaggagagaaagggggggatataaatccagctcttcttcatcttcctgaGACATCATAGATTGCAATCCAAATACGAGGGTTAATGATCtgactcaggggtctgcaaactgcggctctccagatgttcatggactacaattcccatcagcccaattggccatgctggcaggggatgatcagaattgtagttcatgaacatctggagagccgcaggttgcagacccctgatctgacTTGATCCAGGGCAGCCACGTGTGTCGACGCCCCTTAAAAAAACGGCCTTGCTGAACTCCTCTTTTGCCTGTCCAGGGCACCAGTACCAAGTACAGCCCCCAGCGAGTCGGACTCGGCCACATGATGGAACACGAAGACGTGATCCAGATAGTCAAGAAGTAGCCCCCCACTGATCCGCTGATGCCTCGGCCTGCCCCAACATGACGGTGGCTTGTGTGAAACCCGAAAAACGAGGCAGGGGTACCTGGGCCTTTCCTGCCACTTCTGTGAAGCGTGCCTGGGGGTCGGAAGAGACCATAGAAACGGTGGCGGCCGGAACGCGGATTCCCGtctgagaatctctgctgcagctcGCTCCTGGGTGCCTTTAAAACTCTCTAACAggaggtctttttttttaatcagctacCCAGTCGCAGGTAGCCCAAAGAATTTGCCTTGGATTTGGGAATTGGCGAAAGGGGATCAAGTCTCTCCTTTCGACCCTGTCTACCCCCAGTTTGAACAAACAGCTCCTCATTTTCTTCCCGTGTTAGAAACGGATACTTCTGTATTCCCCTGACTTGACAAGCAAGCACATGCTCAAAATCATTTGCGTGAAAACCGGAGGACTCTGGAACAGCCACGGAGCCACTGGTGGAGGTTCCTTTCCTCCACCTACTCTTTCGGTAACTTCTCTTAGGGGTTTGGCTAGGGAAATGAGGCttgttttggaaaacagcaatTGAGTCCCGACCCTCTCTTCAACCGGCTGTTCTGCCTCGATTCTAGAACTTTACCGCCGGACCCTTCAAAAACCACGCGCCTGTCgattaaaataaaaattgatttCTGCTTTCTCTAGCGTCGTGGTTACTGAGCCGGAGCTCCCGAAGCCTTTTGGGCCTGTGGACCCCAGTGGCGTTTTGAGAGGGATTGGGAGGTCGCCCCCACTCCAAAGTGACTGGCGCTGGATTTGGAGCCGAACTAAAATGGCTTTTGTGGGAGGCGGAGCAAAACACAATATTTCCCTCCCCGCTTTGCAGCCCTGGGAAACCCTTTCATTCGAACGAGGCTGTACTCATTGTCTGGGAAACTTAGTGGGCACCATATTGGGAACCTTGTGCCAAGCTGTGAATTTCTGTTTATCGAACGGTGGCATGACATTGGTGGCACTTGTCCtaccccttccttccccaggcaAGAATTCATTTCTCTCTCAAGCGATTTATTTGTAAGaggataatagaatcatagagttggaagagaccccaagaaaggccatcaggtccaaccccctgccctgcaggaacacataatcaaagcactcttgtcagatggccacccagcctctgtttcaaaacctccaaagaaggagactccaccactctccaaggcagtgaattccactgtcctggaacagccctgactgtccggacctggtgtttaggtggaatttttttcccctcacattgaaccctttactcctggtcctaagaacataagaactagcctgctggatcagaccagagaccatctagtccagcactctgctatttgcagtggcccaccaggtgcctttgggagctcacaggcaggaggtgaaaggaatggcctgcggctgctgctgctgctcccgagcacctggtctgctaaggcatttgcaacctcagatcaaggaggatcaagattggtagccatagattgacttctcctccataaatctgtccaagccctttttaaagctatccaggttagtggccatcaccactacatgtggtggcagcatattccaaacaccaatcacacgttgcgtgaagaagtgtttccttttattagtcctaattcttccccccagcattttcaatgagtgccccctggtgaatgtcctagtctctggagcagcagaaaacaagcttgctccctcccttcaaatatctaaacgtggtgatcacatcacctcttaaccttctcttccccaaactaaacatatccagctccctcagtctctcctcgtagggcatggactccagacctttcaccattttggtcgctctcctctggacatgttccaactcgtcaatatccttctgaattgcggtgcccagaactgcacacaatattccaaatgaggtctaaccaatgcagaatagagaagtacaattacatcccttgatccagaccaggggtagggaacctgcggctctccagatgttcaggaactacaattcccatcagcccctaccagcatggccaattggccatgctgacagaggctgatgggaattgtagttcctgaacatctggagagccNNNNNNNNNNNNNNNNNNNNNNNNNNNNNNNNNNNNNNNNNNNNNNNNNNNNNNNNNNNNNNNNNNNNNNNNNNNNNNNNNNNNNNNNNNNNNtcaggaactacaattcccatcagcccctaccagcatggccaattggccatgctgacagaggctgatgggaattgtagttcctgaacatctggagagccgcaggttccctacccctgatctagaggaaagccaccaccccccacccccgaggatCCCCGGCCAATCcagcctggaggaaaatttcaTTCTGACCCCAAAGTGGAGAACGTTATTACCCAGGGCACGAAAGAAAGGGTCACGGGAACCGATATTACATTTGTACGGTTGGTGTGGCTTGTTCCTTGGTAGCACACTGGGTGGTTTTGAATGCAAAgcgcaaaataattcatttttcaaaataaCACAAACTAAGTCTGATCCGGCCAGTGTGgggaaatttctgcagatttggTGGAGGGTTTTTACAGTGGGACTGCAACCAGGAGATGGTCCCATACCGTTCATCTGCCAGACCTGCAAATTGTCCTTTCCTCTAAGAGAACTGgtttctgccatctggagattagctgtaaaaaaaaaaaatccagagtccCCTTGGAGGTAGGTAGCCCTGGACTGATCCACATAAGAGTTCTGTTTACACAGTGAATAACTCAAGTAAGCAATTCCTTCTAAATGTGTTTCTTTTCGGAGGCCCACATTCTTGAAAACCGATGCCTGTAGTGTGGAGTGTACAAGAGGCAAgggttatatttttaaaaaagatttattaaaatatttacgcCTCGCCTTTCCTTCCTGACTAAAGGCGCCAGTAAAAAGTGGCGGGCCGTACGTACTGGAGAATTTTTTATTACCCTTCAATACAAAAGTGCATGATAAAACAGATCTGCTCGCTAGAATAAGATGATAAAGTACCCCCCATAGCTACCCAACATGCCCGACTAAAAGTATTTTGCTAGACTCTTaggggttctgtgggacagaacttagAATGAATCttgtaaacaattaaaaacacaagcGGACCCATTATCCCAGgggaagtctgaccaatgcagaatagagaggtactattacatccttcAATCTAGGCACTATATTCCTATCGAtgaagcccagaattgcattggctttcttggctgctgcatcacactgctggctcacgttcagcccagaatcgcattggctttcttggctgctgaatcagtttgtggtccactaagatttccagatccctttcacatgtactgttgtcaagccaggtgtcccccatcctgtatctgtgaatttcattttttttctgccaaagtgtagtatcttacatttattcctgctgaaattaattttgttagttttggcccagttctctaatctgtccattTTTAAATGTGATCCCATTCTCTGGGGTGCTAGCTAGAGGGATCTCTGCCCAAGGCTCCATTGAGTCCCCTAATACTTGTTGAtagccctcttttccacttattgGTCTAAGCCCTCGATGCCTGTCACTACATCTTGTGGCAGGGAGTTCTGCAAGTTACTTTTGGCCTCATTTACTTACTGTATTTATAGTCTGCCGTTCTCATGGAGGCCCAATAAGTAATGCAATAGAATCAGGACTGCAGAAACATGAAACCCAAGTTTTATGTTGTCTATTtttaccgggggagggggggtattttAGCTAATAGGCTTTAGGTAATGAGCTTTATATAATAagttttttagttgttttatatgCCTTTGTTGGTTTTGTTGTAAACCACACGAGCCCAATCTATCAGAAGCTGGACAAAATAAACTTTAtgctcacgacaaccctgtgaagtcGGTGAGGCTGACAGCAGGTCGCCCAATTAACATTCCGTTGCtctactttatcttcacaaccgcCCTGTGAGGGAGGGCAAACTGAGTATGGCAGGGTAAGATCACTTAACGAATGTCATGGAGAGAAAGGTCGCCCAATTAAAATTCCTACTTTATCCCTCACAACCGCCCTGCGAGGAAGGCCAAATTGATGATAACAGGCCAAAATCACTTAATGAATGTCATTAAGTCCAGCCGTGTCACTAAACCCCACCCCTTTGCTTACTGGGATATATTTGTCACCCTTCCCTGCGTCCCGCTTTGCCTAACCCAGCTCTTTCACCCCACTCCGTGCCTGGCGAGAGCCTGCCCCGCTTTTGCGCATCCTACGGTCTGGCCCGGGGTAGTCCCGTCGGCGGGGCTGACGTCACTCCTGAGCCGCTGGAAGAATCGAGCGTGGCTGCCAATAGGGAGACGggagccttccccctcccctctccccagtcGCGATTGATTATGTCATCAAAAGGCGTCGCCATGCCGCTCCACCCGCTTAGCCTGAGGTGAAGAGACTCCAAACGCCGGAACGTGCGGAGGGCCGGCTTTGAAGCAGAAGAGAGCTCCCATTGGTTTTGCAGATATGATTGACAATGGGGAAGCCTAATCGGGACCCGCGCCCGCCTCGGGCGGCCAATGGAGGCGCGAGGCGGGCCTGAGTCGCCAAGCTGGGGACTTAGTTGAAATTTacacgaggaagaggaggaggaaggctccCAGTCAGAAAAAGCCGGCTTTTTTTTGAGGTgggctgggggaaagggggaagtcCTCCATGTTGAGCCTCCTCCCGCCTGGGGAGGCGGGAGAACGACCCTAAGGGGGCGATTTCCCCACTCAAGCCGGCGGAACTCCCCGCCACTGGATCATTCCCGAATGGGATGGAGACGTCCGTGCCgatgggaggggggcggggtttgCCAACTCTTCCTTGGGAGACTCCTTGACCTTGTTGGGGCTCCAGTTTCTGCCAGATCCTGTTGCTGTAATGCCTCGTCATAGGGCCAGCCCTGTTCTTCTGTGCTGAAAATGGCAGGCTTCAGGGTTCGTGTTTGGTgtggaagaaactggaagtctgtCTGCACCAAGCACTTGATAATGGGGTGGGTTTTTGGGTAGATTTGCTTTTGAAGCACAAGTGGAAAAAATTGTACTTCAAATTTGTACTTCTCAGGAACAGACATATTGTAAAAGTTGTACGTTACAGGACCAGTCCTGTTATAAAATTTGTACTTTACCGGATCTGTCCTGTTAGCTGTGATTGGCAGCTGCCCATTCTTGCAGATACCCCATGTTTGGAAAAATAGGCTTAAAAAGCATCTCGTTAGTCAAAGCTGAAAGCCGGGCTTTTACAGTGGTGTCATGAGTGAAACTGTGGCTTAGTATGAGATGAAATCGCAGCGGGTTTCGAACCCTGAACATTTATCAGCGGGGTTCCTGATGAGGACATCAGTAGTGTTCGACCAGCTTTTCCTGAGACAAGTcagtttcaggaaagagaaaattgGTGCTTGTTTTTCTTGCGGGTTGTTGTGTAAAGTCAAACAAACCACCAAATGCAAACTTCTTTTGCTTGTTTATTTCAGCATGGAAACAAAGAGGAAAAGCACAGCCatgaagagaaacagaaaactaAAACGTCTGGCACCAGCAGAGGCGCAACTGACGAAGGAACCagatttgaaaaaacagaaagccGGGGTGAGTGGACGGGAACGTAGTTGTTCCATTTGAGAGCGGTTTTGGGGTCTTTGGGAAAGGTGTAGACCCTGAGAGTTGGAAAATTCTAGCGGGGGATATATTCCCAAGGGGAAAGCAGAGTGATAAGTACCATACTAAACCTGTTGTTTACCTGTGTGACACAGTCCTTTGTTTTATTGAGTGGCAAACAAGGTATGGAAGATATCCTTGAGTTGGAAAGTTCGTAAGTCGAGTGTTAGTTAattggctcttgtgggttttccatgctgcgtggctgcggtctggtaatttttgctcctaatgtttctcccgCACCTATGGCTGGTCTCTCCAGGACGGCAAGATgtgtggaaagaaacacatcttaccgtggcatgcctctgaagatatctatatacatgaatttatttcaacttatttttaacaactataacaaatagattcagggtcatccgtattaattcagataagtatttagttcatactctcccatcagttcaacatccttaaggtaagtagtcaatcaatgcgaaaccaagtatatacataaatatattcagtccatcttggttcatcaacattttatatgaatccactcaggtaagtattctgtacgtattcaatgataagtccaaaattgtgcacaggcataagtccaaatgaagccatcgaaaaacgcggattaggcgcaatgcgttttcctccttgtgtttaaaagaatttggacttatgcctgtgcacaattttggacttatcattgaatacgtacagaatacttacctgagtggattcatataaaatgttgatgaaccaagatggactgaatatatttatgtatatacatggtttcgcattgattgactacttaccttaaggatgttgaactgatgggagagtatgaact is part of the Sphaerodactylus townsendi isolate TG3544 linkage group LG04, MPM_Stown_v2.3, whole genome shotgun sequence genome and encodes:
- the DRG2 gene encoding developmentally-regulated GTP-binding protein 2 isoform X1 produces the protein MGILEKIAEIEKEIARTQKNKATEYHLGLLKAKLAKYRAQLLEPSKSAAAKGEGFDVMKSGDARVALIGFPSVGKSTFLSLMTSTASEAASYEFTTLTCIPGVIEYKGANIQLLDLPGIIEGAAQGKGRGRQVIAVARTADVVIMMLEATKGEVQRALLEKELESVGIRLNKYKPNIYFKPKKGGGISFNSTVMLTQCSEKLVQLILHEYKIFNAEVLFREDCSPDEFIDVIVGNRVYMPCLYVYNKIDQISMEEVDRLARKPHSVVISCGMKLNLDYLLEMLWEYLALTCIYTKKRGQRPDFCDAIILRKGASVEHVCHRIHRTLASQFKYALVWGTSTKYSPQRVGLGHMMEHEDVIQIVKK